A window of Shewanella mesophila contains these coding sequences:
- the minD gene encoding septum site-determining protein MinD gives MAQIIVVTSGKGGVGKTTSSAAIATGLALKGHKTVVVDFDIGLRNLDLIMGCERRVVYDFVNVINGEANLNQALIKDKRTPNLFVLPASQTRDKDALTKEGVGTVLNNLSKDFEYIICDSPAGIETGAMMALYFADIAIVTTNPEVSSVRDSDRILGMLQSKSKRAEEGLEPVKEFLLLTRYSPTRVATGEMLSVADVEEILAIPLLGVIPESQAVLKASNSGVPVIMDQESDAGKAYSDSVARLTGEEVEMRFLTEEKKGFLKRIFGS, from the coding sequence ACCACTTCTAGTGCGGCTATCGCAACTGGGTTGGCGTTAAAAGGACACAAAACCGTCGTGGTCGATTTTGATATCGGACTACGTAACCTCGACCTTATCATGGGGTGTGAGCGACGTGTGGTTTATGACTTTGTCAATGTCATCAACGGCGAAGCTAACCTCAATCAAGCCCTGATCAAAGATAAGCGTACCCCTAATCTATTTGTATTGCCTGCATCCCAGACTCGCGATAAAGATGCGCTTACCAAAGAAGGGGTTGGCACTGTTCTTAACAATCTCAGCAAAGATTTTGAGTACATCATCTGCGATTCGCCAGCGGGTATTGAGACAGGGGCGATGATGGCGCTCTACTTTGCCGACATCGCGATTGTGACAACTAACCCAGAAGTCAGCTCAGTACGAGATTCAGATCGTATTCTCGGTATGTTACAAAGCAAATCTAAACGAGCTGAAGAAGGCTTAGAGCCGGTTAAAGAGTTTCTACTGTTGACCCGTTACTCCCCCACTCGCGTAGCTACAGGTGAAATGCTCAGTGTGGCCGATGTTGAAGAGATCTTAGCCATTCCGCTATTAGGCGTGATCCCAGAATCTCAAGCCGTACTTAAAGCGTCTAACTCAGGTGTGCCTGTGATCATGGATCAAGAAAGCGATGCAGGTAAAGCCTATAGCGATAGCGTAGCAAGATTAACCGGTGAAGAGGTCGAAATGCGCTTCCTTACCGAAGAGAAAAAGGGATTCTTGAAAAGGATATTTGGTAGCTAA
- the minE gene encoding cell division topological specificity factor MinE, whose translation MSLLDYFKTKKTPSTAVTAKERLQIIVAHQRGERDAPDYFPAMKQEIIEVIRKYVQIDTDQVSVQLDQNDDNLSVLELNVTLPEK comes from the coding sequence ATGTCTCTACTCGATTATTTTAAAACGAAAAAAACACCGAGCACTGCGGTTACTGCCAAAGAACGACTGCAGATCATAGTTGCCCATCAACGGGGGGAGCGTGATGCGCCAGACTATTTCCCAGCGATGAAGCAAGAGATCATCGAAGTGATCCGTAAGTATGTGCAGATAGACACAGATCAAGTGTCAGTGCAGCTAGATCAAAACGATGACAACTTGTCGGTACTTGAGCTAAATGTCACGCTTCCAGAGAAGTAA
- the rnd gene encoding ribonuclease D produces MLTFQYVDDDASLSSLVAQYSKASVLVLDTEFVRTRTYYARLGLIQVYDGKTLALIDPLAVSDLSGFWALLERDDIVSVLHSCSEDLEVLAKYGACQPKVLFDSQIAAAFCGLGHGLGYAKLVEHCLNVTLDKGESRTDWLKRPLTDAQLHYAANDVEYLYQLYPQLLEKLQTSGRLAWLYEEGERMTQGRLDKPDGDNAYLKVKNSFQLSPKQLAYLKVLAKWRLEKALVKDLALGFVIKDHALIALAKKQPQTTGDIFKMSELTEQEKRVHSKAIIAVMATADLDNLPEAIDVIALKPGYKSAFKTIKNCLAEIAEAHDVPMELIGSKRHIHEFLQWQWAGRTGELPLLLCGWRASLSEEKLKQLEL; encoded by the coding sequence TTGTTGACGTTTCAATATGTAGATGATGATGCCAGTTTAAGCTCGCTTGTCGCGCAGTATAGCAAAGCCAGTGTGCTGGTATTAGATACCGAATTTGTTCGCACACGTACCTATTATGCGCGATTAGGACTGATCCAAGTCTATGATGGTAAAACATTGGCGTTAATCGATCCTTTAGCTGTGAGTGATCTTAGTGGTTTTTGGGCATTATTAGAGCGAGACGATATCGTTTCAGTACTTCATTCATGTAGCGAAGACTTAGAAGTCTTAGCAAAATATGGTGCTTGCCAGCCTAAAGTCTTGTTTGATAGCCAAATTGCGGCCGCATTTTGTGGTTTAGGACACGGATTAGGTTACGCCAAATTAGTTGAACACTGTTTGAACGTCACCTTAGATAAAGGCGAATCTCGTACCGATTGGCTCAAACGTCCGTTAACGGATGCACAATTACACTACGCCGCAAACGATGTCGAATATCTTTACCAGCTATATCCTCAATTATTAGAGAAACTGCAAACATCGGGGCGATTAGCTTGGTTGTATGAAGAGGGTGAGCGCATGACGCAAGGGCGTCTCGATAAGCCCGATGGCGACAATGCGTATCTTAAGGTGAAGAACAGTTTTCAGCTATCGCCTAAGCAATTGGCCTATTTAAAAGTATTAGCGAAGTGGCGATTAGAGAAGGCGTTAGTTAAAGATTTAGCCCTAGGTTTTGTTATAAAAGATCATGCTTTGATTGCGTTAGCAAAAAAACAGCCACAGACCACAGGTGATATTTTCAAAATGAGTGAACTCACCGAGCAGGAAAAACGAGTTCATTCCAAAGCCATTATTGCAGTGATGGCGACAGCGGATCTCGACAATCTGCCGGAAGCTATCGATGTAATAGCGCTAAAGCCAGGCTATAAATCGGCATTTAAGACGATTAAAAATTGCCTTGCTGAAATCGCTGAAGCTCATGATGTACCTATGGAGCTTATCGGTTCTAAGCGTCATATACATGAGTTTCTGCAGTGGCAATGGGCAGGCAGGACAGGGGAACTCCCCTTGTTACTTTGCGGTTGGCGCGCAAGCTTAAGTGAAGAGAAGCTTAAGCAACTTGAGCTATAA
- the fadD gene encoding long-chain-fatty-acid--CoA ligase FadD: MEQLWTKNLPDDVPAVIDEKLYSSLIDLFERSVTKYADQPAFVNMGATLTYRKLEERSRAFAAYLQNELKLEKGDRVAIMMPNLLQYPIALFGILRAGMVVVNVNPLYTPRELKHQLNDSGAKAIVVVSNFANTLEQVVDQTPVESVILTGLGDLLSAPKRTLVNFVVKYIKKMVPKYHLPHAIGMRKALSTGRRLQYVKPTVKADDIAFLQYTGGTTGVSKGAMLTHGNIVSNLLQADASYSPLLVNGKEFVVTALPLYHIFALTVNCLLFLHKGANNLLITNPRDIPAFVSELKKHPFTALTGVNTLFNALVNSAEFQALDFSNLKLSIGGGMAVQRAVADKWQGITKTKLLEGYGLTEASPLVACCPYNLDGYNGSIGFPVANTDMQVRNDEGNVLAQGETGELFAKGPQVMKGYWQRPEETASIIDEQGYLATGDIGYMDEKGFFFIVDRKKDMILVSGFNVFPNEVEEVVALHPKVVEVAAVGVPHEVSGELVKIFVVASDRSLTEEQLIKHCRDHLTGYKIPKLVEFRDELPKTNVGKILRRELRDEAKSA; this comes from the coding sequence GTGGAACAGCTTTGGACGAAGAATCTACCCGATGATGTACCCGCTGTTATTGACGAGAAGTTATATAGTTCGCTTATTGATCTATTTGAACGCTCGGTAACGAAATATGCTGATCAACCTGCGTTTGTGAATATGGGCGCCACGTTGACTTATCGTAAGCTTGAAGAGCGCAGCCGTGCCTTTGCCGCTTATCTTCAAAACGAGTTAAAGTTAGAAAAGGGCGATCGCGTCGCGATTATGATGCCTAACCTTTTGCAATATCCAATTGCATTGTTTGGTATTTTGCGAGCGGGCATGGTGGTAGTGAATGTTAATCCACTTTATACCCCAAGAGAGCTAAAGCACCAACTGAATGACTCAGGTGCAAAAGCGATTGTGGTGGTGTCTAATTTTGCGAATACGCTTGAGCAAGTTGTTGACCAAACACCTGTCGAGAGTGTGATCTTAACTGGGCTCGGGGATCTTCTTAGTGCGCCTAAGCGTACCTTAGTTAATTTTGTCGTAAAATATATTAAGAAGATGGTGCCTAAATATCATCTTCCTCATGCCATCGGAATGCGTAAAGCGCTATCGACAGGGCGTCGATTACAATATGTAAAACCTACGGTCAAAGCCGATGATATTGCGTTCTTGCAATATACAGGTGGAACAACCGGGGTCTCTAAAGGCGCGATGTTGACCCATGGAAATATCGTCAGTAATTTGCTGCAGGCCGATGCGTCATATTCTCCATTGCTGGTTAATGGCAAAGAGTTTGTCGTCACCGCTTTGCCGCTGTATCACATCTTTGCATTAACCGTGAATTGCTTACTATTTTTACATAAAGGTGCTAACAACCTACTGATCACCAATCCAAGAGATATTCCAGCATTTGTGTCAGAGCTGAAAAAACATCCATTTACCGCCTTAACCGGTGTTAATACCCTGTTTAATGCGCTAGTGAACTCGGCAGAGTTTCAAGCGTTGGATTTTTCTAACCTTAAGTTATCGATCGGCGGTGGCATGGCGGTGCAACGTGCCGTGGCTGATAAATGGCAAGGGATCACCAAGACAAAACTACTCGAAGGTTATGGTTTGACCGAAGCTTCGCCTCTGGTGGCTTGCTGTCCTTATAACCTTGACGGTTATAACGGATCCATTGGTTTTCCTGTGGCTAATACCGATATGCAAGTCAGAAACGACGAAGGTAATGTGTTAGCCCAAGGCGAGACGGGTGAACTTTTTGCTAAAGGGCCTCAAGTCATGAAGGGCTACTGGCAACGCCCTGAAGAAACGGCTTCAATTATTGACGAGCAAGGTTATCTTGCTACGGGCGATATCGGCTATATGGATGAGAAGGGTTTTTTCTTCATCGTCGACAGAAAAAAAGACATGATCTTAGTATCGGGTTTTAACGTATTTCCTAATGAGGTTGAAGAGGTTGTTGCGCTTCATCCTAAGGTCGTTGAGGTTGCCGCCGTTGGCGTTCCCCATGAAGTGAGTGGCGAGCTGGTGAAGATATTTGTAGTTGCTTCTGATAGATCTTTAACCGAAGAGCAATTAATTAAGCATTGTCGTGATCATTTGACGGGATATAAAATTCCTAAGCTGGTAGAATTTAGGGATGAGCTACCTAAGACAAACGTTGGTAAGATTTTACGACGTGAGTTACGCGACGAGGCCAAGTCCGCGTGA